Part of the Nicotiana sylvestris chromosome 2, ASM39365v2, whole genome shotgun sequence genome, GGcgttcctttcaagtgggaccAAACTTTTAGCAATGCCTTTGAAAGTATTAAAACTTGCTTAATGAAGCCTCAAGTTTTGGCAACCCCTATACTCGGAAATTCGTTGATACTATATATCTCAGTATAAGAAAGGTGTATTGGAGcgttgttggcccaagaaaatagtgaagggaaagaaaactctctttattgcttgagcaggatgatgacaccaaatgAGCTAAATTATTTGCCAATCGAAAAGTtatgtttggcgctagtcttctcaatccaaaagttgaagcacacTTTCAAGCTTATGTCGTTCGTCTTGTTTCTAGAGAAAATCACATCAAGTTCATGATGTCAAAACCTgtccttagtgatcgactagcaaggtggtacctccagtttcaacaatttgaacttgtgtacatccctcaaaaggctatAAAAAGACAGGCGTTAGCGGACTTCTTGGAAGATCACCCTATACGTGATGATTTGAAGCTAACTAACGAACTACCCGATGAAGATGCAATGGTCATTGAAattcaacctccatggaagataCACTTTAATGGTGCTGCACATCACGGAGGAGGTGGTGTTGGCGTAGTATTTATCACTTCTCAAGGTGATGTTCTGCACTACTCTTTTATGTTGACGCAACTCTGCTGCAACAACGTTGCTGAGTATCAAGCATTAATAATTGGGCTTGAAATAGCCGTCAAAATTAAGCAGTgtcaattgcaagtctttggtgactcttaTTTAGTGATCAACCAACTTTTAAGAAGTTATGAGGTCAAGAAAACTTAACTGCACCCATATCATGATTATGCAACAAAATTAATGAGTTGGGTCAGTGATGTGACTAATCAACATGTACCTAGGAAAGAAAACAATAAGGCTAATACATTAGCTGCCCTAGCTTCATCGTTAACCCTGCCTGATCAAATGCAAGTTACTCTTTGCCAAAAATGGGTAGAACTACTGCCAAATGAGGGTGAAAGTTAATAAAATGAACTTGAACATCTTGTCGCTATTTCTGAAGCTGAGAAGgaagaatggcgacaacccattatcAATTTCTTGGGCTACgagatacttccagaaaatccgaggagaaggactgaaatcTACTGTCGTGCACgtcgcttcctttactacaaagatactATATATAGAAGATAATTTGaggagtactcttgcgatgcttAGAGGAAGATGAAGCACTCCAAGCTTTGTAAGAAGCACATTCtagggtatgtgggtcacaccagtctggaccaaagctccacttcaaTATAAAAAtaatgggatattattggccaacgatggtaagATATTGCTTGGAAtatgctcgaagatgcaaggctttcCAATTCCATGCAAATTTTGTTTATTAGCCTCCCAAAGTGTTGCACCCGACTATTGCCTCCTGGTCATTTGATGCTTGGGGATtagatgttgttggaccactgtcaaagtcctctggtgggcacctatatatcttggttgcaactgattacttctcaaaatgggctgaattTATTGCTCTTaaggaagaaaagaaggaaaatattgcACGTTTCATCCGAGTAAAAATAACCTATCGATTTGAaattcctcgttacataataacggataatggaaagccattcgaCAATAGGTTTATGAACAAGATTTTTGATCTCtatggcttcaagcaacgtaactcttctatgtacaatgttgccgccaatggtctagctgagactttcaacaaaactctatgcaacttgttaaagaaagttgtATCCAAATCCAAACAATATTTGCATGACCGTATAGAAGAAGCTTTGTGGGCATATAGAACATCACTGCACGCCAACACCTACTTGGCTAggttgttgatgttctactctgacctcctCAATTAGCACCTCAAATTCACGCTCTTCTTGCCTCCTATCCCCAAAATTGGCTTGCTGAGCATTAAAAGCTTCAACCACGTGACTcacttgagcctccaagttgcgaATAGTTGCCTCTTGTCTTTCTATCTGCAATTGTTTCTCATTATTTTGTTTCAGAAGGCACTTTATCATATCCTTGATCTCCTTCAGGTCTGCATCCtcaggttctttgttcctattaacttcacaagaaaaggtagaaccatcaTACTAAGGGATtgagggaagataagaaatataagcacaaccatgaaattgaccattaataccacacacatcacacacattccacattgagttggtgcacataactcgctctcggggatattttgataattttgatacGGGTGATTTCTTTCACAATATTTATGAGGATCAATAGTAGAATTATCTACACCTAAATTCCCATAATTTcaagatgtcatgtttctcaaatcaacagttataataaaataaaaaaaaacaaaaaaaaacaaataaaagttcaaactcgaAACCTAGCAATATATACAACTACAACTACACCTTTAGTTccctggcaacggcgccaaaatttgatcacgcccaactttagtcctaaaaaggataagcggtcgctataaatataatccggtctaaaagtccggagtcgaatcccacagagaactaaggtttcACTATAACTGTTCAATATAACTCGGAAGACAAGCTCGAACCATTCCTAAGTTATAATATTAAGATTTTTgtgtctaactaattaactaacaaattaaagaaGTAAATTAAAAACTAGGGATGGGGAAAAGAttaggaggtctagagttatgatttccccaattgtcggaatccttcccgctacttcttctataatttcgcctaagtattctctaccgatcgtgaGTACTCTGACTGTTGTagctctctctcgagcaactaccacaatttaTTAGATGTATTCTCTCGAACAATACTAGCTAGAACTAATTCACCGCTCACTATGATCGTACTaaggtttcgttatctctaatccagCCTTTAAACCCTCCATATTGatctctcacatacgttaggagtgatgttattcaacaactacctaaatatgtactctctcttGAGtagtacacactaaataggcatagttaatcgatggccattcaatcaacaacaacaaacacgtagttgaaaaagtagagaaatccaactgctgaattatataaaaacataacaagaattcatcctccaaaagattccatcaaaaccttagataacaaattagctattcataataataTGCAAaaatacaatactagaattcataaccaataataaaaataggaagaaggaagtgagaaacttgtagaagaattctccgccttgctcctagtgtgttcttgcctccttcgGTCGAATCCCCAAtatccttagcctccttaggtatAAATTATGTCAAAGGTGCTTAAAATAccattttccatgtatatataccaagtagggtcgggcccaaacaattaCACTTTCTCCTACGTGAAAAAGGACACTTTTCCAGGTCAAGATGTCCGCGATCGAGGATTCAACTGCGGATTTGGCCGCGAATTTGGTAGTGTGTTGTTGGCGCCCGTGGATTTGTGCGCGGCCGTGCACTTGTCACGAAATGTTCACCCTGTACTGTTCggaatttgaaaaaatataaagcatgaaagttgtatccctttgaattatatttccaaccatatattgtggagcccaaatggagttctgagcgaaaaggtatatgcattttactagacagtgcgcaatatgcctactcgattctttgttcgttcttaactatcatccgttgatcctcgAACATGATCCCAGCTTAATTCCttaggcttttactcagacttcaaagctctaaatcacttgaattcattccataatatctacatagttcggaatcactcctacaaggcgtaaaacacacaattagtgcaaaacactagcgattaaagctcaaactcaattaaagtgcagtgaATTGgaatgtaataatcgactaaaatacataattatagcctgtcatcaacaccccacacttaaaccattgttcttcctcgagcaatcaaactacactttatatagacacaacctttttaaacaattctcctaactcatcacaccaagaatatttaaaatagaataagcacaaaagcgtaacatcttaacctcaagatttgactcacaagtaccacgcattattcgcaactcactcacttactctaacatagagatCACTgccattacctttccttcatgaatcaagtaccctcatacaacaaaagagagtagttccacacaataaaatttaagaacatttaggactcaagatagaaagaattcattcactctcagaaataacattcatatgccacaaaagatgctccataggcttgcccatagagtactactctactaatcgagctcattcattCTCGGATCAAGTAGGACATTATTTGGTCGTAATGTAGGCTGCGAGACatgtaggatacatttagatataagagtgactacactcccctaagcactttaatacatacactttaataTTTAAAACCCACACTTATGTTAAACCATAACTCCACCTCACATCACTATATATTAACTCCATTCTTCTTT contains:
- the LOC138885074 gene encoding uncharacterized protein; this translates as MFGASLLNPKVEAHFQAYVVRLVSRENHIKFMMSKPVLSDRLARWYLQFQQFELVYIPQKAIKRQALADFLEDHPIRDDLKLTNELPDEDAMVIEIQPPWKIHFNGAAHHGGGGVGVVFITSQGDVLHYSFMLTQLCCNNVAEYQALIIGLEIAVKIKQCQLQVFGDSYLVINQLLRSYEVKKT